One window from the genome of Babylonia areolata isolate BAREFJ2019XMU chromosome 11, ASM4173473v1, whole genome shotgun sequence encodes:
- the LOC143287217 gene encoding uncharacterized protein LOC143287217 yields MEFHPQKCSTLTVSWKRNKIAPVYELHGQNLENVNTTKYLGVNIQDKVQWESHIDSITKKARKTLGFVRRNLKIGNKKTKETVYKALVCLLLEYAATIWDPYTANEIEELEKIQRRAAKLVSNYHRQTSYMDSILDSQLAFSATVS; encoded by the coding sequence ATGGAGTTCCATCCGCAGAAGTGCTCAACGCTGACAGTCTCTTGGAAGCGGAACAAGATTGCCCCTGTGTATGAACTACATGGACAGAACCTTGAAAATGTCAACACCACAAAGTACCTTGGTGTCAACATCCAGGACAAAGTGCAGTGGGAATCTCACATTGACTCCATCACAAAGAAAGCCAGAAAGACCCTAGGCTTCGTCCGGCGCAACCTCAAGATCGGCAACAAGAAGACCAAGGAAACAGTGTACAAAGCCCTTGTTTGCCTGCTTCTTGAGTACGCAGCCACCATCTGGGATCCCTACACTGCAAATGAGATTGAGGAACTTGAGAAGATCCAACGAAGAGCCGCAAAATTAGTCTCCAATTACCACCGCCAAACATCATACATGGACTCCATCCTTGACTCTCAACTGGCCTTCTCTGCAACAGTGTCGTAA